The Plectropomus leopardus isolate mb chromosome 2, YSFRI_Pleo_2.0, whole genome shotgun sequence genome has a window encoding:
- the LOC121952779 gene encoding parapinopsin-like, whose amino-acid sequence MQPTVYFPNASLYVGPHGEPPLSRTGYILLSIIMAFFTGPAIILNATVIIVSLMHKQLRQPLNYALVNMAVADLGTAMTGGLLSVVNNAQGYFSLGRTGCVMEGFAVSLFGITSLCTVALIAVERMFVVCKPLGQITFQKKHAFGGIALSWLWSLTWNLPPLFGWGRYELEGVGTSCAPDWHNRDPKNVSYIIAYFAVCFAVPFAIIVASYTKLMWTLHQVSKLACLEDGAVAKGEMKVAFMVILMVLTFLISWMPYASLAMLVVYNPEVEIHPLVGTVPVYLAKSSTVYNPIIYIYLNKQFRKHAVPFLLCGREPSVDVEASEVTTAEIAMSKVTPA is encoded by the exons ATGCAGCCGACTGTTTACTTCCCAAATGCTTCCCTCTACGTCGGACCACACGGGGAACCCCCTCTGTCACGCACTGGCTACATCCTGCTCTCCATCATTATGGCCTTTTTCACCGGTCCTGCCATCATACTCAACGCTACAGTGATCATTGTCTCCCTCATGCACAAGCAGCTGAGGCAGCCGCTCAACTACGCTCTGGTGAACATGGCTGTGGCTGACCTGGGCACAGCTATGACTGGAGGGCTGCTGTCTGTGGTCAACAACGCCCAGGGGTACTTCTCCCTGGGAAGGACAGGCTGCGTGATGGAGGGCTTTGCAGTATCCTTGTTTG GCATCACATCTCTGTGCACAGTTGCTCTGATCGCGGTGGAGAGGATGTTTGTTGTATGTAAGCCTCTGGGGCAGATAACCTTCCAAAAGAAGCATGCATTTGGAGGTATCGCCCTGTCCTGGCTGTGGTCTCTCACCTGGAACTTACCTCCCCTCTTTGGTTGGGGCAGGTACGAGCTGGAGGGTGTCGGGACGTCCTGTGCACCAGACTGGCACAACAGAGACCCTAAAAACGTCTCCTACATAATTGCTTACTTTGCAGTGTGCTTTGCAGTTCCCTTTGCTATCATCGTGGCATCCTACACAAAGCTAATGTGGACTTTACACCAG GTGTCAAAGCTGGCCTGTCTGGAAGATGGTGCAGTGGCTAAAGGTGAAATGAAGGTGGCGTTCATGGTGATTCTGATGGTCCTGACGTTTCTGATCAGCTGGATGCCTTACGCCAGCCTGGCCATGCTGGTGGTCTATAACCCTGAAGTAGAGATTCACCCGCTGGTGGGCACGGTGCCTGTTTACCTGGCCAAGAGCAGCACTGTGTACAATCCTATCATCTACATTTATCTCAACAAACAG tTTCGTAAACACGCGGTGCCCTTCCTGCTGTGTGGGAGAGAGCCCTCTGTGGACGTCGAAGCATCAGAGGTGACGACTGCAGAGATTGCAATGAGCAAAGTTACTCCTGCCTGA